In one window of Haemophilus parainfluenzae DNA:
- a CDS encoding sugar transferase: MLFDVVAIFLAIALAVTLRQILNIFFDLPVIGYSYLSFGSVYITLIFILFYFGVYTKRFDFWHEARIVVRSSFLSFVIVLAGLVLGQNAEYYSRSTLILIFSLSVITIPLLKIFAKKVLFLLGFWKKTAKVISNNHDFESVLFDNYYLGYVKSSDSKHSTLFIDSMNLTKDKLDRIIEENIKNSREIIFTPVLNGYDFSQSHIYNVFSSRTNVFILENKLLSKINKFIKLMLDYLLVVFSFFLWGPVLLIIAFWLKLEDPKGDILFKQRRLGLNGKEFFCYKFRSMYSDQSFMPAWLEKHPEEKAYYDLYHKYMNDPRITRVGAFLRKTSLDELPQLINVLRGEMSLIGPRPYMVIEKNDIGKRAPLVLAVKPGITGLWQVSGRSDVHFNERVEMDVWYMKNWSLWNDIIILVKTFQTVIKRDGAC, encoded by the coding sequence ATGCTATTTGATGTGGTGGCTATATTTTTAGCAATCGCGCTAGCTGTGACACTAAGACAGATATTAAATATCTTCTTTGATTTGCCAGTTATTGGATATAGTTATCTCTCATTTGGAAGTGTTTATATTACCCTTATTTTTATTTTATTTTATTTTGGCGTTTATACGAAACGTTTTGACTTTTGGCACGAGGCTAGAATAGTTGTGCGTTCTAGCTTCTTATCTTTTGTTATTGTATTAGCAGGGTTGGTTTTAGGGCAGAATGCAGAATATTACTCTAGAAGTACGCTGATTCTAATATTCTCGTTAAGTGTGATTACTATACCATTACTGAAGATATTTGCTAAGAAGGTTTTATTTCTATTAGGCTTTTGGAAGAAAACGGCAAAAGTGATCTCAAATAATCATGATTTTGAGTCTGTATTGTTTGATAATTATTACTTAGGTTATGTAAAGTCATCGGATTCTAAACACTCGACACTTTTCATCGATAGTATGAATTTGACGAAAGATAAACTTGATAGGATTATTGAGGAAAATATAAAAAATAGCAGAGAAATTATATTTACACCAGTGCTTAATGGGTATGACTTCTCGCAATCTCATATTTATAATGTGTTTAGTTCGCGTACAAATGTATTTATTTTGGAAAATAAACTATTAAGCAAGATAAACAAGTTTATCAAGTTAATGCTTGATTATCTACTGGTGGTGTTTTCATTCTTTTTATGGGGGCCAGTGCTTCTGATAATTGCTTTTTGGTTGAAGCTTGAAGACCCTAAAGGTGATATTTTATTTAAGCAAAGACGTTTAGGACTAAATGGTAAAGAATTCTTTTGCTATAAATTTAGGTCAATGTATTCAGATCAATCTTTTATGCCTGCATGGTTGGAAAAGCACCCTGAGGAAAAAGCATATTATGATCTTTATCACAAGTATATGAATGATCCTAGAATTACTAGAGTCGGGGCTTTTTTAAGAAAAACATCACTTGATGAGCTTCCTCAATTAATAAATGTTTTGCGTGGAGAGATGAGCCTGATTGGACCTCGACCCTATATGGTCATTGAAAAAAATGATATTGGAAAAAGGGCTCCTTTAGTATTGGCAGTTAAGCCAGGCATTACTGGACTGTGGCAAGTTAGTGGTCGTAGTGATGTACATTTTAATGAGCGTGTTGAAATGGATGTTTGGTATATGAAAAATTGGTCTTTATGGAATGATATTATTATTTTAGTTAAGACTTTCCAAACGGTTATTAAGAGAGATGGGGCATGCTAA
- the glf gene encoding UDP-galactopyranose mutase yields MSYDYLIVGAGLFGSIFAHEATKRGKKCLVIEKRDHIGGNCYTQNVEGINVHKYGAHIFHTSNKTVWNYIQQFAEFNRFTNSPVARYKDELYSLPFNMLTFNKMWGVITPQEAEAKIKEQIAKENITEPQNLEEQAISLVGRDIYEKLIKGYTEKQWGRKCTELPAFIIKRLPVRYTYDNNYFYDTYQGIPIGGYTGIFERMLDGIEVKLNVDFFAEREYYENLAEKIVFTGMIDEYFGYQFGKLEYRSLRFDNEVLDMPNYQGNAVVNYTEAEVPYTRIIEHKHFEYGTQPKTVITREHSKEYEEGDEPYYPINDQRNNELYAQYKTLADNTPNVIFGGRLAQYKYFDMHNIIAEALECINSHFK; encoded by the coding sequence ATGTCATATGACTATCTGATTGTTGGTGCTGGATTATTCGGCTCAATTTTTGCTCATGAAGCGACTAAGCGTGGAAAAAAATGTTTAGTGATTGAAAAACGTGATCATATTGGTGGAAACTGTTATACCCAAAATGTGGAAGGGATTAACGTTCATAAATATGGTGCACATATTTTCCATACAAGTAATAAAACGGTATGGAACTATATCCAACAATTTGCTGAATTTAACCGTTTTACTAATTCTCCTGTCGCTCGCTATAAAGATGAATTATATAGCTTGCCATTTAATATGCTAACATTCAATAAAATGTGGGGTGTGATTACACCACAAGAAGCTGAAGCGAAAATTAAAGAACAGATTGCAAAAGAAAATATTACAGAACCTCAAAACCTTGAAGAACAAGCAATTTCTTTAGTTGGGCGTGATATTTATGAAAAGTTAATTAAAGGCTATACAGAAAAACAATGGGGTCGAAAATGTACCGAACTTCCTGCTTTTATTATTAAACGTTTACCTGTTCGCTATACTTATGATAATAACTATTTCTATGATACTTACCAAGGCATTCCAATCGGTGGTTATACAGGTATTTTTGAAAGAATGCTTGATGGCATTGAAGTGAAGCTTAATGTTGATTTCTTTGCTGAACGTGAGTATTATGAAAATCTTGCAGAAAAAATAGTCTTTACTGGTATGATTGATGAATATTTTGGTTATCAATTTGGGAAATTAGAATATCGTAGTTTACGTTTTGATAATGAGGTATTAGATATGCCTAATTATCAAGGTAACGCAGTAGTTAATTATACTGAAGCGGAAGTACCTTATACTCGTATTATTGAACATAAACATTTTGAATATGGCACTCAGCCTAAAACAGTAATTACTCGTGAACATTCAAAAGAGTATGAAGAGGGTGATGAGCCTTATTACCCAATTAATGACCAACGTAATAATGAGTTATATGCTCAATATAAAACATTAGCCGATAACACACCAAATGTGATTTTTGGTGGTAGATTGGCCCAGTATAAATATTTTGATATGCATAATATTATTGCTGAAGCCTTAGAATGTATAAATAGTCATTTCAAATAG
- a CDS encoding flippase encodes MTDNIKSIKFNFIMNFILTVSNFLFPLITFPYVSRVLLPEGTGKVAFALSIVSYFTLFASFGVATYGIRAIAQVRDDKERLSKTMHELLFINIISMIIVYIALAIAILVVPKFAMEKELFWVTSLFILFTIIGIEWLYKGLEKYQYITIRTIIFKIASLFLVFLFVKEKSDYIIFAFISIFAIVGSGVLNLINSRKLINYTLYPEYEFKKHLKPMFVLFLTSMAIAIYTSLDEGLLGLLSAPEQVGYYNAAVRVKGILFTLITSLGVVLLPRLSYYVENHMETEFHEALAKSTNFIIVIAASVVIFFTLFAKETILILAGENYVASIIPLQIVVWALILSAITNILGIQILLPLKKDKQLLFSVLCAATVDVIANFLLVPKLAAVGTALSVIAAELSVLIVQIIILRQYIKVLFSGLQLHKIIIALLIAIACALFVKDVIVNTSTLIIFLCSSSVFFLAYFIILLLLKEKFTMYVYHTIYTKFIAYKR; translated from the coding sequence ATGACGGATAATATCAAAAGTATAAAATTTAATTTTATAATGAATTTTATACTCACGGTGTCTAACTTTCTTTTTCCTCTAATTACATTCCCTTATGTATCAAGAGTTTTATTACCCGAAGGCACAGGAAAAGTAGCTTTTGCTCTCTCTATTGTAAGCTATTTTACTCTTTTTGCATCTTTTGGTGTAGCGACTTATGGAATAAGAGCTATAGCACAAGTGAGAGATGATAAAGAGCGTTTATCTAAAACAATGCATGAGTTATTATTTATTAATATTATCTCAATGATTATTGTTTATATTGCATTGGCTATTGCAATATTAGTTGTACCCAAATTTGCTATGGAGAAAGAGTTATTCTGGGTAACTTCATTATTTATTCTCTTTACGATTATTGGAATAGAATGGCTTTATAAAGGGTTAGAAAAGTATCAATATATTACGATAAGAACAATTATTTTCAAGATTGCATCATTATTTTTAGTTTTTCTCTTTGTCAAAGAAAAAAGTGACTATATTATTTTTGCTTTTATCTCTATTTTTGCTATTGTTGGTTCAGGTGTTCTTAATTTAATCAACTCAAGAAAACTAATAAATTATACATTGTATCCTGAGTATGAGTTTAAGAAACATTTAAAGCCGATGTTTGTATTATTTTTAACTTCAATGGCTATTGCGATCTATACCAGTTTAGATGAAGGATTGCTAGGCTTGCTTAGTGCGCCAGAACAGGTAGGGTATTATAATGCAGCAGTAAGAGTAAAAGGTATTTTGTTTACTTTAATAACTTCATTAGGTGTTGTGTTATTGCCTCGCTTATCCTATTACGTTGAAAACCATATGGAAACAGAATTTCATGAGGCTTTAGCAAAGTCAACTAATTTTATCATTGTTATTGCAGCATCTGTTGTTATCTTTTTTACTTTATTCGCTAAAGAAACCATTTTAATTCTTGCTGGTGAAAATTATGTGGCATCTATTATTCCGTTACAAATTGTTGTTTGGGCGTTAATACTGAGTGCGATTACAAATATTTTAGGTATTCAGATACTTTTACCATTAAAAAAAGATAAACAATTGCTTTTTTCTGTTTTATGTGCTGCGACGGTAGATGTTATTGCAAATTTTCTTTTGGTTCCTAAATTAGCAGCAGTTGGTACAGCATTATCTGTAATTGCTGCGGAGCTTTCAGTACTCATTGTACAGATAATAATTTTACGTCAATATATAAAAGTCCTATTTTCTGGGTTACAGTTGCATAAGATTATTATCGCCTTACTCATTGCGATAGCTTGTGCTTTATTTGTGAAAGATGTTATTGTAAATACCTCTACTTTAATTATCTTTTTATGCTCAAGCTCGGTCTTCTTCCTAGCTTATTTCATTATTCTACTTCTATTAAAAGAAAAATTTACTATGTATGTCTATCATACGATATACACAAAATTTATTGCTTATAAAAGATAA
- a CDS encoding sugar transferase, with amino-acid sequence MKKYQIVELSNEHNHAGSKAVQDVCDIAKNLDYEAKVIRTATSIDSLWGKIRRQTLFFIDWLKIYFSITPNSLVLIQNPYHHKQLIRNWVLNKLKKDKQVIFISLVHDVEELRKSLYNNYYKKEFNFMLSIADSIIIHNDKMKAFFTKKGTSENKLVILKIFDYLMDKEATNQNVIFERAISIAGNLDINKSAYIAQLGKLGIIVHLYGPNFSHSLEQYEDIQYHGSFPASEIPNQLNSGFGLVWDGNSIDTCSGDFGEYLQYNNPHKLSLYLASGIPVVIWDKAAEADFVREHNVGICVSSLNELKDKLSTISEDEYKNMLLNVQEISQLLQKGHYTRLALEKAELVIRVS; translated from the coding sequence ATGAAAAAATATCAAATTGTTGAGTTAAGTAATGAACATAACCACGCAGGTAGTAAAGCTGTACAAGACGTATGTGATATAGCGAAAAATTTAGATTATGAAGCTAAAGTAATTAGAACAGCAACAAGCATAGACTCATTATGGGGAAAAATTAGAAGACAAACACTTTTTTTTATTGATTGGCTCAAGATCTATTTTTCTATTACTCCTAATTCATTAGTACTTATTCAAAACCCTTATCACCACAAGCAACTGATTCGTAATTGGGTCCTTAATAAACTTAAGAAAGATAAACAAGTAATATTTATATCTTTAGTTCATGATGTAGAGGAGCTAAGAAAGAGTCTGTATAATAACTATTATAAAAAAGAATTTAATTTTATGCTATCTATTGCTGATTCAATTATTATACATAATGATAAGATGAAAGCTTTCTTTACAAAAAAAGGAACTTCAGAAAATAAACTAGTTATCCTTAAAATTTTTGATTATTTAATGGATAAAGAAGCGACAAACCAGAATGTTATATTTGAACGAGCAATTTCAATTGCAGGAAATCTAGATATTAATAAATCGGCCTATATTGCCCAACTTGGTAAGTTAGGTATTATCGTTCATTTATATGGACCTAATTTTTCTCATTCATTAGAACAATATGAAGATATTCAATATCATGGCTCATTCCCCGCTTCAGAGATTCCAAATCAGCTCAACTCAGGGTTTGGTTTAGTTTGGGATGGAAATAGTATAGATACTTGTAGTGGTGACTTTGGAGAATATTTGCAATATAACAACCCACATAAACTTTCTCTTTATCTAGCCTCTGGAATTCCCGTGGTTATTTGGGATAAAGCTGCTGAAGCAGACTTTGTAAGAGAACATAATGTGGGTATTTGTGTTTCCTCTCTAAATGAGTTGAAAGATAAATTATCTACTATTTCTGAAGATGAGTATAAAAATATGCTATTAAATGTTCAAGAAATATCTCAATTACTACAAAAAGGTCATTATACTCGCTTGGCTTTAGAAAAAGCTGAATTAGTGATAAGAGTGAGTTAA
- a CDS encoding glycosyltransferase family 2 protein — translation MKISLIFACYNVSHYLDELYSLLTTQTNENIEYIFIEDCSTDNTKEKLLKFNDPRIRVLLNNENIGLANNRNKGIEYATGDYIWFPDPDDLFDIELLSKVTQIISRHNPDIITIGMQERYEIDGKLSYKKNIISKFEGLIKTDFNPVLVDLEKTFLFGYMNNKFYRKEILDKYNFRNHHQALKEDFEFNVEVFKVISNFYILNKPLYFYMKRNNGSLTAKFVPDYFPIHMKTLSSFSSLLKTKGQLNEDALKLLVNRFIRYTLSAIERNSSPNANLTFKAQRDWIINSVYSQEQFRLMENNARLVSRKQKPIYFLLKYRMSYLLVLLGNFVKLVKSRLPILFTKLKG, via the coding sequence ATGAAAATTAGTCTTATTTTTGCTTGTTATAATGTTTCTCATTATTTAGATGAATTATATAGTTTATTGACCACTCAAACTAATGAAAATATAGAGTATATCTTTATAGAAGATTGTTCAACAGATAATACAAAAGAAAAATTACTTAAATTTAATGACCCAAGAATCCGTGTTTTATTAAATAACGAAAACATTGGATTGGCTAATAATAGGAATAAAGGTATTGAATATGCAACTGGAGATTATATTTGGTTTCCTGATCCAGATGATTTATTTGATATTGAATTATTATCGAAAGTAACTCAAATTATATCAAGGCATAATCCTGATATAATTACAATAGGAATGCAAGAAAGATATGAAATTGATGGTAAATTATCATACAAAAAAAACATTATTAGCAAATTTGAAGGATTAATAAAAACAGATTTTAACCCTGTGTTAGTAGATTTAGAAAAGACTTTCCTGTTTGGTTATATGAATAATAAATTTTATAGAAAGGAAATTTTAGATAAATATAATTTTAGAAATCATCATCAAGCATTAAAAGAAGATTTTGAATTTAATGTTGAGGTTTTTAAAGTTATATCTAATTTCTATATTCTTAATAAGCCTTTATATTTCTATATGAAAAGAAATAATGGTAGCTTAACGGCTAAGTTTGTACCAGATTATTTTCCAATTCATATGAAAACGCTTTCTTCATTCAGTTCTCTTTTAAAAACAAAGGGGCAGCTTAATGAAGACGCACTAAAATTATTAGTAAATCGATTTATTCGCTATACACTTTCTGCCATTGAGAGAAATTCCTCACCTAATGCAAATTTAACATTTAAAGCACAAAGAGATTGGATCATCAATTCTGTGTATAGTCAAGAACAATTTAGATTGATGGAGAATAATGCTCGGCTTGTAAGTAGAAAACAGAAACCAATATATTTTTTATTAAAATATAGAATGAGTTATCTACTTGTGTTATTAGGTAATTTTGTAAAATTAGTAAAATCTAGATTGCCTATTTTATTTACAAAGTTAAAAGGCTAG
- a CDS encoding glycosyltransferase: MKRILVYGMTDNLGGLEVYIYNIYQHLDKDQIQFDFVCDFPNMALSDFYLKNGCKIHYIPPKNKGLFRSLWEMYKVIKKGNYDTIYFNIMNAGYVLNMLPAFLLRKKIATHSHNADTTKKRLHYSLRWLLNKLSNIKLACSEKAGIFMYGENEKYQVIKNGIDLDKYTYSKEKYTSIRQKLRWDENPVILYVARMNHQKNPFFALEIMHALNKKIPNVMMAYIGDGELKKDIEKYISERNIKNISFMGIRDDVNQLMIASDILILPSLFEGLPIVSVEAQAAGLPTLLSDNVSKEAKLVSSTEFLPIDNVTHWSNRIISIINNKDNQRISDTNALNKNGYNIINVSHFVQKILLG; this comes from the coding sequence ATGAAACGTATTCTTGTATATGGTATGACAGACAATTTAGGTGGTTTGGAAGTCTATATCTATAATATTTATCAACACCTAGATAAAGATCAAATCCAATTTGATTTTGTTTGTGATTTTCCCAATATGGCTTTGAGTGATTTTTATCTGAAAAATGGTTGTAAAATTCATTACATTCCTCCTAAAAATAAAGGTCTTTTTCGTAGTCTATGGGAAATGTATAAAGTAATTAAGAAAGGGAATTACGATACAATTTATTTTAATATAATGAATGCAGGATATGTATTAAATATGCTTCCTGCATTCTTATTGAGAAAAAAAATTGCTACTCATTCTCATAATGCTGATACAACGAAAAAGAGATTGCATTATTCATTAAGATGGCTTCTCAACAAACTAAGTAATATAAAATTAGCTTGCTCTGAAAAAGCTGGTATATTTATGTATGGCGAGAATGAAAAATATCAAGTTATTAAAAATGGAATTGATCTTGATAAATATACGTACTCCAAAGAAAAATATACGAGTATTAGACAGAAGCTAAGATGGGATGAAAATCCGGTTATTCTATATGTTGCGAGAATGAATCATCAGAAAAATCCTTTTTTTGCTTTAGAAATTATGCATGCATTAAATAAAAAAATACCGAATGTGATGATGGCTTATATCGGCGATGGAGAATTAAAAAAAGATATTGAGAAATATATTTCAGAGAGAAATATCAAAAATATCTCTTTTATGGGCATTCGTGATGATGTCAATCAACTTATGATTGCTTCAGATATACTTATACTGCCTTCTTTATTTGAAGGATTGCCGATTGTTTCTGTTGAAGCACAAGCAGCAGGTTTACCAACATTATTATCAGATAATGTATCAAAAGAGGCAAAATTAGTTTCTTCAACAGAATTCTTGCCTATTGATAATGTGACTCATTGGAGTAATAGAATTATATCAATTATAAATAATAAAGATAATCAACGGATAAGTGATACTAATGCTTTAAATAAAAATGGATATAATATTATTAATGTTTCTCATTTTGTTCAAAAAATTTTATTAGGTTAG
- a CDS encoding DUF4422 domain-containing protein: MLKNIKIIIATHKEYFMPLDDVYLPVHVGKEGKADIGYQGDNEGENISIKNPYFCELTGLYWAWKNLPNDYLGLIHYRRFFTTKGRFERKNQPLEDLYLTHKEASDLLADYDVIVPSKRNYYIETLYSHYANTLHAEHLDITREIIREKCGEYLESFDKVMKQRSGYMFNMFIMSKELTDSYCSWLFPILFELEKRLPAAKYSAFHARFYGRVSELLFNVWLVQYNKNTPIKIKELPFVYGEKINWGKKILAFLQAKFLGKKYEASF, encoded by the coding sequence ATTTTGAAAAATATAAAAATAATCATAGCTACTCATAAAGAGTATTTTATGCCTTTAGATGATGTGTATTTACCTGTTCATGTTGGTAAAGAAGGAAAGGCAGATATTGGTTATCAAGGTGATAACGAAGGAGAAAATATCTCTATCAAAAATCCTTACTTTTGTGAGCTGACAGGACTTTATTGGGCATGGAAAAACTTACCTAATGATTATCTTGGGCTTATTCACTATAGAAGGTTTTTTACTACAAAAGGGCGTTTTGAGAGAAAAAATCAACCGCTTGAAGATCTATATCTAACTCATAAGGAAGCTTCTGATTTGTTAGCTGATTATGATGTTATTGTGCCAAGCAAACGTAATTATTATATTGAAACGCTTTATTCTCACTATGCTAACACCTTACATGCAGAGCATTTAGATATAACACGTGAGATTATTAGAGAAAAGTGCGGTGAATATTTAGAAAGTTTTGATAAAGTAATGAAGCAACGTAGTGGATATATGTTTAATATGTTCATTATGTCTAAAGAATTAACAGATAGCTATTGTAGCTGGTTATTCCCGATCTTATTTGAATTAGAGAAACGTTTACCAGCAGCTAAATATTCAGCATTCCATGCTCGCTTCTATGGACGCGTAAGTGAATTACTCTTTAATGTTTGGCTTGTGCAATATAATAAGAATACGCCAATTAAGATAAAAGAACTCCCTTTTGTATATGGAGAGAAAATTAATTGGGGTAAAAAGATTTTAGCTTTCTTACAAGCAAAATTTCTTGGTAAAAAATACGAAGCAAGCTTTTAA
- a CDS encoding LPS O-antigen chain length determinant protein WzzB — protein MSDSRYQKLNESDQIDLVELVKNLWKKKLWIILSAFVCTAIAAGYAFTAKEQWTSKSVVIAPKVANLGDYLSFRSEYASILDIKDFSQDKVSEQVFNDFKTALFSRSLKEAFFSQSAWFNTYAAKNANSEEAKQRLLSNLVDKNLIVTIPDPKKDPNSIGVNVSFAAETPKDAQNVLLDYIQFVNQWVLAENKKDFLANINLVLSGLDVQKNKIERDTETVRQIQLENLTTALDIAKSAGIKDYSKSLSGNVSVPEVLLGDAKVPFSDSKLSDGSYLFMLGEKYLQAQVDTLKNAPLVYSQNYYNIEKQSNLLNLLEKKVEREGAVSGYYYLSSPDYPVKRDWPKRLILLIAGAFLGSVLGCLVVLVKSFLKK, from the coding sequence ATGAGTGATAGTCGTTATCAAAAACTAAACGAGTCGGATCAGATTGATTTGGTTGAATTAGTTAAAAATCTGTGGAAGAAAAAGCTATGGATTATTTTATCTGCTTTCGTTTGTACCGCCATTGCGGCAGGCTATGCTTTTACGGCTAAAGAGCAATGGACATCTAAATCAGTAGTAATTGCTCCCAAGGTGGCCAATTTAGGCGATTATTTATCATTTCGTAGTGAATATGCATCTATTCTAGATATCAAAGATTTTTCTCAAGATAAAGTTTCAGAACAGGTATTTAATGACTTTAAAACGGCTTTATTTTCACGTAGCTTGAAAGAGGCATTCTTTTCTCAATCTGCCTGGTTTAACACTTATGCAGCCAAAAATGCTAATTCCGAAGAAGCTAAACAAAGACTGTTATCTAATTTGGTCGATAAAAATCTGATCGTTACCATACCAGATCCTAAAAAAGATCCAAATTCAATTGGTGTGAATGTTAGTTTTGCTGCTGAGACTCCAAAAGATGCGCAGAATGTATTATTGGACTATATCCAATTTGTAAACCAATGGGTGCTTGCTGAAAATAAAAAAGACTTTCTAGCGAATATTAATTTGGTGCTTAGTGGATTAGATGTTCAGAAAAACAAGATTGAACGAGATACAGAAACTGTGCGTCAAATTCAGTTAGAAAACCTTACAACGGCATTAGATATCGCAAAATCAGCTGGGATTAAAGATTATTCAAAATCTTTAAGTGGTAATGTAAGTGTACCAGAAGTATTGTTAGGTGATGCAAAGGTACCGTTTAGTGATTCAAAACTCAGTGATGGCTCATATTTATTTATGTTGGGAGAAAAGTACTTGCAAGCTCAAGTTGATACTTTGAAAAATGCACCTTTAGTCTATTCGCAGAATTATTACAATATAGAAAAACAGTCTAACCTATTGAACCTATTGGAGAAAAAAGTAGAGCGAGAAGGTGCTGTCAGCGGATATTATTATTTGAGTTCACCGGATTATCCTGTTAAACGTGATTGGCCGAAACGCTTAATTTTACTTATTGCAGGTGCATTTTTAGGAAGTGTGCTAGGTTGTTTAGTGGTATTAGTAAAAAGTTTTTTGAAAAAATAA